From the Cyclopterus lumpus isolate fCycLum1 chromosome 25, fCycLum1.pri, whole genome shotgun sequence genome, one window contains:
- the fbl gene encoding rRNA 2'-O-methyltransferase fibrillarin: MRPGFSPRGGRGGFGDRGGRGGFGERGGRGGFGDRGGRGGFGDRGRGGFRGRGGGFRSPDGGGFRGRGGGRGAPRGRGGGRGGFGAGRKVVVEPHRHEGVFICRGKEDALVTKNMVVGDSVYGEKRINVEEGEVKIEYRAWNPFRSKLAAAILGGVDQIHIKPGAKVMYLGAASGTTVSHVSDIVGPEGLVYAVEFSHRSGRDLLNVAKKRTNIIPIIEDARHPHKYRMLVGMVDVIFADVAQPDQTRIVALNAHNFLKNGGHFVISIKANCIDSTAPPEAVFASEVKKMSAENMKPQEQLTLEPYERDHAVVVGIYRPPPKQKK, from the exons ATGAGGCCAG gGTTTAGTCCTCGCGGAGGACGAGGTGGGTTCGGTGACCGTGGAGGACGAGGTGGGTTCGGTGAACGTGGAGGACGAGGTGGTTTCGGTGACCGCGGAGgacgaggggggtttggtgaCCGCGGACGAGGAGGATTCAGAGGACGAG gtggAGGATTCAGGTCTCCCGACGGTGGAGGATTCCGGGGTCGAGGGGGTGGCAGAGGCGCCCCAAGAGGGAGGGGCGGTGGCAGAGGAGGCTTTGGAGCAGGGAGAAAGGTGGTTGTTGAGCCTCACAGACACGAAG GAGTGTTCATctgcagagggaaggaggaTGCCTTGGTCACCAAGAACATGGTGGTGGGAGACTCTGTGTACGGAGAGAAGAGGATCAATGTGGAG GAAGGAGAGGTGAAGATTGAGTACAGAGCCTGGAATCCGTTCCGCTCCAAGCTGGCAGCAGCCATCTTGGGGGGAGTAGACCAGATCCACATCAAGCCTGGCGCAAAGGTCATGTACCTGGGAGCAGCCTCGGGCACCACGGTGTCCCACGTCTCTGACATTGTTGGACCA gAGGGTCTTGTCTATGCCGTGGAGTTCTCCCATCGATCGGGTCGCGACCTTCTCAACGTGGCAAAGAAACGCACAAACATCATTCCAATCATCGAAGATGCTCGCCACCCACACAAATACCGCATGCTGGTTG gcaTGGTAGATGTGATTTTTGCAGATGTTGCCCAGCCCGACCAGACGAGGATCGTTGCTTTGAACGCTCACAATTTCCTAAAAAACGGAGGCCACTTTGTTATCTCCATCAAG GCTAACTGCATAGACTCAACAGCGCCTCCAGAGGCCGTGTTTGCCTCAGAAGTGAAGAAGATGAGCGCTGAGAACATGAAGCCACAGGAGCAGCTCACGCTGGAGCCCTACGAGAGAGACCACGCTGTGGTGGTGGGCATTTACAG ACCACCGCCAAAACAGAAGAAGTGA
- the sacm1lb gene encoding phosphatidylinositide phosphatase SAC1-B — protein sequence MASTYESFNLRTTPEKFYIEALDDGSEDVLSVDRVSTETTLTVRRDIPAVAETRPICGLMGTIRLVAGMYLVVITKKKKVGDLLGHAVWKAVDFDIISYKRTILHLTDNQMQDNKAFLSMINNVLHTDGFYFATDYDLTHTLQRLANTSPEFQEMSLLERADQRFVWNGHLLREFITQPELHKFVFPVVHGFITMKSGCISGKVFDWIIISRRSCFRAGVRYYVRGIDSEGHPANYVETEQIVQYNSAKASFVQTRGSIPFYWSQRPNLKYKPKPQISKTVNHLDGFQRHFDSQIILYGRQVILNLINQKGSEQPLELAFDKMVTGLGNGMIKYIAFDFHKECSRMRWHRLQILVDMVAEMQDEFGYFLVDADGKVMLTQEGTFRSNCMDCLDRTNVIQSMLAQRSLQLQLRRMGVLHVGQQIEEQADFGKMFKNAWADNADACAKQYAGTGALKTDFTRTGKRTQWGLLMDGWNSMIRYYKNNFSDGFRQDSIDLFLGNYAVDEADWANPLRDPKDWKFLTLPIVMVVAFSMCIISLLMAGETWTETLAYVLFWGTASVVTGGLILFNGLDFVDAPKLVQKEKLD from the exons ATGGCGAGCACCTACGAGAGTTTCAACTT GCGAACCACACCAGAGAAGTTCTACATAGAGGCTCTAGATGACGGGTCTGAGGATGTCCTGTCTGTCGACAGGGTGTCCACCGAGACGACACTCACAG TGAGGAGGGACATCCCTGCGGTGGCTGAGACCAGGCCCATATGCGGACTCATGGGGACGATCCGCCTGGTGGCAG GCATGTACCTGGTTGTCatcacaaagaagaaaaaggtggGGGACCTGCTGGGCCATGCGGTGTGGAAGGCCGTGGACTTCGACATCATCTCCTACAAGAGGACGATCCTGCACCTGACGGACAACCAG aTGCAGGACAACAAGGCTTTCCTGTCCATGATCAACAACGTGCTTCACACGGACGGCTTCTACTTTGCAACGGACTACGACCTGACCCACACCCTGCAGCGCTTGGCCAACACCAGCCCCGAGTTTCAGGAGATGAGCCTCCTGGAGAGG GCAGATCAGCGTTTTGTCTGGAACGGCCACCTGTTGAGAGAATTCATCACACAGCCAGAG TTACACAagtttgtgtttcctgttgtcCACGGCT TCATCACCATGAAGTCGGGCTGCATCAGCGGAAAGGTCTTTGATTGGATTATTATCTCCAGGAGGAGCTGCTTCAGAGCGGGAGTCCGCTACTATGTCCGAG GCATCGACTCCGAAGGCCATCCTGCTAACTATGTGGAAACGGAGCAGATCGTGCAGTACAACAGCGCCAAGGCTTCGTTTGTTCAG ACGAGAGGCTCCATCCCCTTCTACTGGTCCCAGCGGCCCAACCTCAAGTACAAGCCCAAACCACAGATCAGCAAAACAGTGAACCAC TTGGACGGATTCCAGAGACACTTTGACTCTCAGATTATTCTCTACGGAAGACAAGTCATTTTGAACTTG atcAACCAAAAGGGCTCAGAACAGCCACTGGAGCTGGCCTTCGACAAGATGGTGACCGGCCTGGGTAACGGCATGATCAA GTACATAGCCTTCGACTTCCACAAGGAGTGCAGCCGGATGAGGTGGCACCGCCTGCAGATCTTAGTGGACATGGTCGCTGAGATGCAGGACGAATTTGG ATATTTCCTGGTGGACGCAGACGGGAAGGTGATGTTGACCCAGGAGGGGACGTTTCGGAGCAACTGCATGGACTGTCTGGACCGCACCAACGTCATCCAGAGCATGCTGGCCCAACGCTCGCTGCAGTTACAGCTCCGG agAATGGGAGTCCTCCACGTGGGCCAGCAGATTGAGGAGCAGGCAGACTTTGGCAAGATGTTCAAGAACG CCTGGGCGGACAACGCCGACGCCTGTGCCAAGCAGTATGCCGGTACCGGTGCCCTGAAGACCGACTTCACCAG GACAGGGAAGAGGACCCAGTGGGGGCTGCTGATGGACGGCTGGAACTCCATGATCCGATATTACAAGAACAATTTCTCCGACGGTTTTAGACAG GACTCCATCGATCTGTTCCTGGGGAACTATGCTGTGGATGAAGCGGATTGGGCCAACCCGCTGCGTGACCCCAAAGATTGGAAGTTCCTGACG TTGCCCATCGTCATGGTGGTGGCATTCTCCATGTGCATCATCTCCCTGCTGATGGCTG GCGAGACGTGGACTGAGACGCTGGCCTACGTTCTGTTCTGGGGAACAGCCAGCGTGGTGACGGGCGGCCTCATCCTCTTCAACGGACTGGACTTCGTCGACGCCCCCAAGCTGGTCCAGAAGGAGAAGCTGGactga